The Apium graveolens cultivar Ventura chromosome 6, ASM990537v1, whole genome shotgun sequence genome contains a region encoding:
- the LOC141668868 gene encoding uncharacterized protein LOC141668868 — protein sequence MHMKFETQIILCSSSSSLSPKMNAVSNLSPDSIQDNASESDSDSNAGDSPDYYVPISGSNEDDDDHSQNDTFPPLSNGHANCVENGVASLDLSDDEEEEKAIMTSETAIQRAFIEDENRRNAPLPAENATRVMEAMRGISFAGLPPDWSGRVRSDLWIDQLRNIRRQSVSDSTVNSPNS from the exons ATGCACATGAAATTTGAAACGCAGATAATTCTCTGttcttcttcttcctctctctcgcCAAAAATGAACGCTGTATCCAACTTGTCACCGGACTCGATTCAAG ATAACGCCAGCGAAAGCGACTCCGACTCCAACGCCGGCGACTCCCCTGACTACTACGTCCCTATCTCCGGCTCCAACGAAGACGACGACGATCACTCTCAAAACGATACCTTTCCTCCCCTCTCCAACGGCCACGCCAATTGCGTCGAAAACGGCGTCGCATCGCTAGATCTGAGCGACGATGAAGAAGAGGAGAAGGCGATTATGACGTCGGAAACGGCGATTCAGAGAGCTTTTATTGAGGACGAGAATAGGCGAAATGCGCCGTTGCCGGCGGAAAATGCGACGAGAGTGATGGAAGCGATGCGAGGGATTTCGTTTGCTGGATTGCCTCCGGATTGGTCGGGTCGGGTCAGGTCAGATTTGTGGATTGATCAGTTGAGGAATATTAGGAGACAATCTGTCTCTGATTCTACTGTTAATAGCCCTAATTCATAA